One Thermoanaerobacter pseudethanolicus ATCC 33223 DNA window includes the following coding sequences:
- a CDS encoding Rpn family recombination-promoting nuclease/putative transposase codes for MSQEYDITAKNIFSNLADDIASYFLGLKFTKLDELNIEFTTIESRESDMVFKCTTENRDIALHIEFQTYNDSKMPYRMLRYATEIMEKHNLLPYQVVVYCSKNELKMENNLNYHLGEENLLNFRYRIIDVGKIKFEDIVKTKYYDLYTFLPVADKDKRQKEKEAYLRKCAEVIRDMPVDKAKKSYIVTTAEILAGIIYDEEVIEKIFSEVIGMSILEESKVYKNILEKGKKEKSIEIARELLKEGMDINKIAQITKLSVEEIKKLLN; via the coding sequence ATGTCACAAGAATACGACATTACAGCTAAAAATATTTTTTCAAATCTTGCCGATGACATAGCATCATATTTTTTGGGTCTTAAATTTACAAAGCTTGATGAACTAAACATTGAATTTACCACGATTGAAAGCAGAGAAAGTGATATGGTATTTAAGTGTACTACTGAAAATAGAGATATAGCTCTACATATAGAATTTCAAACTTATAATGACAGCAAAATGCCTTATAGAATGCTAAGATACGCTACAGAAATAATGGAAAAGCATAATTTACTACCTTACCAAGTGGTAGTTTATTGCAGTAAAAATGAGTTAAAAATGGAAAATAATTTGAACTATCATTTAGGAGAAGAAAATTTGTTAAACTTTCGCTATAGAATAATAGATGTAGGGAAAATAAAATTTGAGGATATTGTTAAAACTAAATATTACGATTTATACACTTTTTTACCCGTGGCTGATAAAGATAAAAGACAAAAAGAAAAAGAAGCATATCTTAGAAAATGTGCTGAGGTAATAAGAGATATGCCAGTGGATAAAGCAAAGAAAAGTTATATAGTCACAACAGCCGAAATTCTGGCAGGAATAATCTATGATGAGGAAGTCATAGAGAAAATTTTTTCAGAGGTGATAGGTATGTCAATACTTGAGGAATCAAAGGTATATAAAAATATTTTAGAAAAGGGTAAAAAAGAAAAAAGTATAGAAATAGCCAGAGAACTTCTAAAAGAAGGAATGGATATTAATAAGATTGCCCAAATTACAAAGTTATCTGTAGAAGAAATAAAGAAGTTGTTAAATTAA
- the tadA gene encoding tRNA adenosine(34) deaminase TadA has product MINKFMEAALLEAKKSYQLGEVPVGAVIVKEGQIIGRGFNQKESTNDATAHAEIIAIKEACKTLGSWRLDDCSMYVTLEPCPMCAGAILEARIKRVYIGAESDKSGAAGTVVDILNNSYLGSKTEVYFGIMEEECKTLLKDFFENLRE; this is encoded by the coding sequence ATGATTAATAAGTTTATGGAGGCAGCTCTTTTAGAGGCGAAAAAAAGTTACCAATTAGGTGAAGTACCTGTTGGAGCTGTCATTGTAAAAGAGGGACAAATAATTGGAAGAGGATTTAATCAAAAAGAGTCTACAAATGATGCTACAGCCCATGCAGAGATTATAGCGATAAAGGAAGCTTGTAAAACTCTTGGCAGTTGGAGACTTGATGACTGTAGCATGTATGTGACTTTAGAGCCTTGTCCCATGTGTGCGGGAGCTATTTTAGAAGCTCGCATAAAAAGAGTGTATATAGGGGCAGAAAGTGATAAATCTGGTGCTGCAGGTACAGTAGTTGATATTTTAAATAACAGCTATTTAGGAAGTAAAACAGAAGTGTATTTTGGAATAATGGAAGAAGAATGCAAAACTCTTTTAAAAGACTTCTTTGAAAATTTAAGGGAATAG
- a CDS encoding IS481 family transposase, translating to MLDEKAREAIALKRFSLISPVLNGQVKNQKEYFDALSDKPIEIPYLGMRRYTPKTLRGWLYQYLRGGIEALKPGYRSDRGKYRKINFELSEKIKQKKLEHPEMPNKLLYETLIGEGIISPDKVSLSTFYRFLKNIPVKSLDKEKEGKTKRFSHEFINELWQTDVMYGPYIKEGKTKRQTYLIAYIDDASRLCTYARFYYTQNFLALRDSFKEAVLRRGIPKMLYTDNGKIYRSTQFEYICASLGTSLIHAEPFSPHSKGKIERFFHTVRMRFLSTIDPTSIKSIDELNMMFFKWLEEDYNRKEHSSIGMSPLDFFMSQISRVNMCGDIDMLNECFLIRVNRKVNKDATLKVENILYETEEKFKGMRLEVRYDPQWLKDNTPLLLFHEGKKVGEAYKVNFHDNAKIPVEYIEDRKVVSENEDTVDFAAKPNSPVISFNDIID from the coding sequence ATGCTTGATGAAAAAGCGAGAGAAGCTATAGCATTAAAGAGATTTTCACTGATAAGTCCGGTGCTAAACGGACAGGTAAAAAATCAGAAAGAATATTTTGATGCTCTTTCCGATAAACCTATTGAGATACCTTATCTTGGAATGAGAAGATATACTCCCAAGACACTTAGAGGGTGGCTATATCAGTATTTAAGAGGCGGTATAGAAGCGTTAAAGCCGGGTTATCGAAGCGACAGAGGCAAATACAGAAAGATAAACTTTGAACTTTCAGAGAAAATAAAGCAAAAAAAGCTTGAACATCCTGAAATGCCAAACAAACTTCTTTATGAGACATTGATAGGAGAAGGAATAATCTCACCGGATAAAGTATCCCTTTCGACATTCTATAGGTTTTTGAAAAACATTCCTGTAAAATCTTTAGATAAAGAAAAAGAGGGTAAAACAAAGAGATTTTCCCATGAATTCATCAATGAACTGTGGCAGACTGATGTCATGTATGGGCCATATATTAAAGAAGGTAAAACAAAGAGACAAACGTACCTTATTGCATATATAGATGATGCTTCCAGGCTGTGTACCTATGCTCGCTTTTACTATACCCAGAATTTTTTAGCTTTAAGAGACTCATTTAAAGAAGCAGTGCTAAGAAGGGGAATACCCAAAATGCTCTACACTGACAATGGAAAGATATATAGAAGCACTCAATTTGAATATATATGTGCATCATTAGGTACATCTCTTATTCATGCTGAGCCCTTTTCACCTCATTCAAAAGGGAAAATAGAAAGATTCTTTCATACGGTGAGAATGAGATTTTTAAGCACAATAGATCCTACATCCATAAAGAGTATAGATGAGCTCAATATGATGTTTTTTAAATGGCTGGAGGAGGATTACAACCGAAAAGAACATAGCAGTATTGGCATGAGTCCTTTAGATTTTTTCATGTCTCAAATATCAAGGGTAAATATGTGTGGTGACATAGATATGTTGAATGAATGTTTTCTCATAAGAGTAAATCGTAAAGTAAACAAAGATGCCACACTTAAAGTGGAAAATATACTTTACGAAACAGAAGAAAAGTTTAAAGGTATGCGCTTAGAAGTCAGATATGACCCGCAGTGGCTTAAGGATAATACACCCCTTTTACTTTTTCATGAAGGCAAAAAAGTAGGGGAAGCGTATAAGGTAAATTTTCATGATAATGCTAAAATTCCTGTAGAATATATCGAAGACAGAAAGGTTGTAAGCGAAAATGAAGATACTGTGGATTTTGCGGCAAAACCTAATTCCCCAGTAATATCCTTTAATGATATCATTGATTAA
- a CDS encoding SGNH/GDSL hydrolase family protein: MAGMTLENYYDIVVAGDSISKGVVYSKEKSKYVISDVNYVNLLKDNIKGTVKNIAKFGNTLLKGIDILKRYLLKDKPDIVLIEFGGNDCDFDWEEIAKNPYDEHSPKTDFYIFKEKLKELIKSLEDANIIPVLMTLPPLDADRYFKWISKNSEEMGKNILKWLGSVTKIYWWQEKYNSAILSIAEETKTRLIDIRSAFLDYPDFRQFICTDGIHPNEKGHKIIAHKIYEYLQRNYAYLLKE, from the coding sequence ATGGCCGGCATGACATTGGAAAATTATTATGATATCGTTGTAGCAGGGGATTCTATTTCAAAGGGTGTAGTATATAGTAAGGAAAAAAGTAAATACGTTATATCAGACGTAAATTATGTAAATTTACTAAAGGACAACATAAAAGGAACAGTAAAAAATATTGCTAAGTTTGGAAATACTCTTTTAAAAGGTATTGACATTTTAAAGAGGTATTTGTTAAAAGATAAACCTGATATAGTTCTGATAGAATTTGGAGGAAATGACTGTGATTTCGATTGGGAAGAAATTGCGAAGAATCCTTATGATGAGCATAGCCCCAAAACAGATTTTTATATTTTTAAAGAAAAGCTCAAAGAATTGATAAAATCCTTAGAGGATGCAAACATAATTCCTGTGTTAATGACATTACCTCCTTTGGATGCTGACAGATATTTTAAATGGATAAGCAAAAACAGTGAAGAGATGGGCAAAAACATTTTAAAGTGGTTAGGCAGTGTTACTAAAATATATTGGTGGCAGGAAAAGTATAACTCAGCTATATTAAGTATAGCAGAAGAAACAAAGACAAGGCTTATTGATATAAGGAGCGCTTTTTTAGATTATCCCGATTTTAGGCAATTTATTTGCACTGATGGTATTCATCCTAATGAGAAGGGACATAAAATAATAGCACATAAGATATATGAATATCTGCAAAGAAATTATGCATATCTTTTAAAAGAGTGA
- a CDS encoding DUF6431 domain-containing protein — protein MQIIFHVDNIEEYLHKGKDYNFPDPPDRCPYPDCKCRVKLKKHGFYYRYYLDGPNCIKIAIRRYICPVCKRTLSYLPDFCLPHFQYSFNMIVKSLKETLTREKTLSSFISDLKRNFPTILFSRQHIYFYTKRIMNNLSFIIYGLRQIDPYIKLSETDSQRERAREILDIISIVPLFSQRFYAHCQKSFLASLT, from the coding sequence ATGCAAATAATTTTCCATGTTGATAACATTGAAGAATATTTACATAAAGGTAAAGATTACAATTTTCCTGACCCACCAGATAGATGTCCTTATCCCGATTGCAAGTGTAGAGTAAAACTAAAAAAGCACGGGTTTTATTACCGTTACTATTTAGATGGACCTAACTGTATAAAAATAGCCATAAGAAGATATATATGTCCTGTGTGTAAAAGAACTCTTTCCTACCTTCCTGATTTCTGTCTTCCCCATTTTCAGTATTCTTTCAATATGATTGTAAAGTCTTTAAAAGAGACACTTACAAGAGAAAAAACTCTCAGTTCTTTCATAAGTGACTTAAAAAGAAACTTTCCCACCATACTATTTTCAAGACAGCATATATATTTTTACACCAAAAGGATAATGAATAATTTAAGTTTTATCATATACGGATTAAGGCAAATAGACCCTTACATAAAGTTATCTGAGACTGACTCACAAAGAGAGAGGGCCAGAGAGATTTTGGACATAATAAGCATTGTACCACTCTTCTCCCAACGGTTTTATGCTCATTGCCAAAAATCATTTCTGGCCTCTCTCACATAA
- the ltrA gene encoding group II intron reverse transcriptase/maturase — protein sequence MDSKDMQRLQTTQQRGYPLDREMEFQKTTEVHSISSASRDGRNEVQRYTSKMLEMIVERGNMRAAYKRVVANKGSHGVDGMEVDELLPYLKENWATIKQQLLEGKYKPQPVRRVEISKPDGGVRLLGIPTALDRLIQQAIAQILNRVYNHTFSDSSYGFRPGRSAKDAIKAAEAYINEGYTWVVDMDLEKFFDRVNHDIIMSKLEKRIGDKRVLKLIRRYLESGVMINGVKVSTEEGTPQGGPLSPLLANIMLDELDKELEKRGHKFCRYADDCNIYVKSRSAGNRVMKSIKKFIESKLKLKVNEAKSAVDRPWRRKFLGFSFYTKENEVRIRIHEKSIKRFKEKVREITNRNKGISMENRIKRLNQITTGWVNYFGLADAKSIMKTLDEWIRRRLRACIWKQWKKIKTKHDNLVKLGVEEQKAWEYANTRKGYWRISNSPILNKTLTNKYFESIGYKSLSQRYLIVHNS from the coding sequence ATGGACTCGAAAGATATGCAAAGACTGCAGACAACTCAACAAAGAGGCTATCCGTTGGATAGAGAAATGGAATTTCAAAAGACAACGGAAGTGCATAGTATATCATCGGCGTCAAGAGATGGAAGAAACGAGGTACAAAGATATACCAGCAAGATGCTTGAAATGATAGTAGAACGAGGAAACATGAGAGCAGCATACAAGCGCGTTGTTGCAAATAAAGGAAGCCATGGAGTCGATGGGATGGAAGTAGATGAACTTCTACCGTATCTCAAAGAAAACTGGGCAACCATAAAACAACAACTGCTGGAGGGGAAATACAAACCACAACCAGTGCGAAGAGTAGAAATTTCCAAACCAGATGGAGGAGTAAGACTACTAGGAATACCTACAGCACTAGATAGGCTAATACAACAAGCAATAGCCCAAATACTAAATAGAGTCTACAACCATACATTTTCTGATAGCAGTTATGGATTTAGACCAGGACGCAGTGCAAAAGACGCAATAAAAGCCGCAGAAGCATATATAAATGAAGGATATACATGGGTTGTAGATATGGACTTAGAAAAGTTCTTTGACAGAGTAAACCACGACATAATAATGTCCAAACTAGAAAAGCGGATAGGAGACAAAAGGGTACTAAAGTTAATACGAAGATACTTAGAATCAGGAGTAATGATAAACGGAGTCAAAGTATCAACAGAAGAAGGGACACCCCAAGGAGGGCCATTAAGTCCCCTATTAGCAAACATAATGTTGGACGAACTAGACAAAGAACTTGAGAAACGAGGGCATAAATTCTGCCGATATGCAGATGACTGCAACATATATGTAAAAAGCAGGTCTGCAGGAAACAGAGTAATGAAGAGCATAAAGAAATTCATAGAAAGCAAATTAAAACTAAAAGTCAACGAAGCAAAAAGTGCTGTAGATAGACCATGGAGAAGAAAATTTCTTGGATTTTCATTCTACACAAAAGAAAACGAAGTAAGAATAAGAATCCATGAAAAATCCATCAAAAGGTTTAAGGAAAAAGTAAGAGAAATAACCAATCGGAACAAGGGAATAAGCATGGAAAACAGAATAAAAAGACTAAATCAAATAACAACAGGATGGGTCAACTATTTTGGATTAGCAGACGCGAAAAGCATAATGAAAACCCTTGACGAATGGATAAGGCGAAGACTAAGGGCATGTATATGGAAACAATGGAAGAAGATAAAAACGAAGCATGATAACTTAGTAAAACTAGGAGTAGAAGAACAAAAAGCCTGGGAATACGCCAATACAAGGAAAGGCTACTGGAGAATATCCAATAGCCCAATCCTAAATAAGACTCTTACAAATAAATACTTTGAAAGCATAGGTTATAAGAGTTTATCCCAAAGATATCTAATTGTACACAATTCCTAA
- a CDS encoding ExeA family protein, whose amino-acid sequence MFTQYFGMKFNPFSKEISVNDLYISEDIAELNARLKYLQETRGIGLVVGEAGSGKSTALRKYAESLNRSTFKPCYFALSTLTVREFYQALAMILGETPSYKKVTLFHQIQRAITELYYSQKITPVIILDEIQLVSNDVLEDLRIIFNFNMDSQNPYILILSGQPHIRNKLALNVNSALRQRISIKYVMQGLKKEEIQDYIKTRMKIAGVMDDIFTPSAYEAIYSLTKGLPRIINNLVTASLLYAYSKRLREIDEEVIYQAQNEISL is encoded by the coding sequence ATGTTTACCCAATATTTTGGAATGAAATTTAATCCATTTTCTAAAGAGATAAGTGTAAACGACCTTTACATAAGTGAAGACATTGCTGAATTAAATGCCAGGCTAAAATATTTACAAGAAACAAGGGGTATAGGACTTGTCGTTGGGGAGGCGGGTTCAGGCAAATCTACCGCATTAAGAAAATATGCTGAAAGCCTCAATCGTTCTACATTTAAACCATGTTACTTTGCCCTTTCTACACTCACAGTGAGAGAATTCTATCAAGCATTGGCTATGATTTTAGGCGAAACCCCCTCATACAAAAAAGTAACGCTCTTTCACCAGATACAAAGAGCGATAACAGAACTTTATTACAGCCAGAAGATAACTCCTGTCATAATATTAGATGAAATACAACTGGTTTCTAATGATGTTCTTGAAGATTTGAGAATAATATTTAACTTTAATATGGATTCTCAAAACCCGTATATATTGATACTTTCAGGACAACCACACATAAGAAACAAACTAGCCTTGAATGTAAACAGTGCACTAAGGCAAAGAATTTCTATAAAGTATGTAATGCAAGGGCTAAAAAAAGAAGAAATTCAAGATTATATAAAAACAAGAATGAAAATAGCTGGAGTGATGGATGATATATTTACACCATCGGCATATGAAGCAATATATTCTCTAACAAAAGGGCTGCCAAGGATAATAAATAACCTGGTAACGGCTTCTCTTCTCTATGCGTATTCTAAAAGGCTAAGAGAAATAGATGAAGAAGTAATATACCAGGCACAAAATGAAATCAGTTTATGA